One genomic segment of Cydia splendana chromosome 5, ilCydSple1.2, whole genome shotgun sequence includes these proteins:
- the LOC134790390 gene encoding uncharacterized protein LOC134790390, producing the protein MVERLNLSLDAVSEWGEANLVGFNATKTQACLFTAKRSEFTLAPTFRNVSLPVTNHLELLGLSLKSNLNFGSTIESRAKTAAKKLGVLFKVRRYFTSSQLLSLYQAQVRSCMEYCCHLWDGSAKYQLAALDSIERRAHKLLGDDPAVKSKLQSLDHRRRVACLSVFYRIHAGECAQELHDLIPPSPFHHRTSRRGERMHAFVVNISFVRTKRFLVRTAKEWNALPSSVFPEKCDLGLFKARVNRLLLNR; encoded by the coding sequence ATGGTGGAGCGGTTGAATTTGTCCTTGGATGCCGTGTCCGAATGGGGCGAGGCCAACTTGGTTGGATTCAACGCCACCAAAACACAGGCGTGCCTATTCACCGCAAAACGGAGCGAGTTCACTTTGGCTCCCACCTTCCGGAATGTGTCCCTTCCCGTGACCAACCATCTTGAGCTTCTTGGTCTAAGTCTAAAATCGAACCTAAACTTCGGGTCGACTATTGAGTCCAGGGCTAAAACTGCTGCCAAGAAACTTGGTGTCCTATTTAAGGTGAGGCGGTACTTCACGTCGAGTCAGCTTCTCTCCCTATATCAAGCACAGGTCCGCTCGTGCATGGAatactgctgtcacctttgggaCGGTTCCGCCAAGTATCAGCTGGCGGCCCTGGACTCAATAGAGCGCCGGGCTCATAAACTTTTAGGCGATGACCCAGCTGTCAAGTCAAAGTTACAGAGCCTCGATCATCGCCGACGAGTCGCATGTCTATCGGTGTTCTATCGGATACATGCTGGAGAGTGCGCACAAGAGCTGCATGACCTGATCCCACCTTCTCCTTTCCATCATCGGACGTCCAGGCGCGGGGAGCGAATGCACGCGTTCGTGGTTAATATCTCATTTGTCCGCACAAAACGATTTTTGGTAAGGACGGCTAAGGAATGGAATGCGCTCCCGTCATCTGTATTCCCTGAGAAATGTGACCTCGGTCTCTTTAAAGCTAGAGTGAATAGGCTATTACTGAACCGGTGA
- the LOC134790728 gene encoding uncharacterized protein LOC134790728, which produces MAESLSVLCNELKTIRTYLCKIGPDRRQGEILTIKLEEANLIVDKYKKLNNEVSELLKKGLLPNEEVTLFNKLCTTFNTLHKEILNYCQGSKDTSDTMGESFELKTALNLLHVMTDEETNTKQLIDGIEYYSTILKSDDQNKLIQFVLKSRLSQSAKLKLKSDYDTSIELIQDMRKVLLPKKSATAIQSKLHTIKQNNRSVKDFGSEIAELFVDLTISQADGNSDSFKVLKPLNEKLAIKKFADGLRNRRLSTVIAARNFESLKDAIQAAQEEDDVTAGSTSGEILGMSPQFLTRGQPSKGPYPGQWEFYNSSRGPSQQFYPRGGRGAQYSYGHRGGGAATYRSSNRGNSRGMRGRQSGNYSNRNSSQWNRPSMKMMTQTDTVPPVNSNDENDVNTFFRD; this is translated from the coding sequence aTGGCGGAAAGCCTTTCTGTATTATGCAATGAACTTAAAACTATACGCACTTACCTGTGTAAAATTGGCCCTGACCGTAGACAAGGTGAAATACTTACTATAAAGTTAGAGGAGGCTAATCTTATTGtggataaatataaaaaattaaataacgaAGTGTCAGAACTCTTAAAAAAAGGGTTATTGCCAAATGAGGAGGtaactttatttaataaattgtgCACGACTTTTAATACACTTCATAAGGAAATTTTGAATTATTGTCAGGGAAGTAAAGACACAAGTGACACAATGGGGGAGTCATTCGAATTAAAAACGGCCTTGAACTTGTTGCATGTAATGACCGATGAAGAAACTAATACAAAACAGCTCATCGACGGCATTGAGTATTACAGCACTATTTTAAAGAGTGACGACCAAAATAAACTTATACAGTTCGTTTTGAAAAGCAGGCTATCGCAGTCGGccaagttaaaattaaaatccgATTATGATACATCAATCGAATTGATTCAGGACATGAGGAAAGTTTTACTACCAAAAAAATCTGCGACTGCTATTCAGAGCAAGCTGCACACTATTAAGCAGAATAATCGAAGTGTAAAAGATTTTGGGTCCGAAATTGCAGAGTTATTTGTAGATTTGACTATTTCACAGGCCGATGGTAATTCTGACAGTTTCAAGGTTCTTAAGCCCTTGAACGAAAAATTGGCGATCAAAAAGTTCGCCGACGGTTTACGAAACCGCCGATTAAGTACTGTTATTGCAGCAAGGAATTTTGAGTCGCTAAAGGATGCGATACAGGCAGCTCAAGAGGAGGATGACGTCACCGCCGGCTCGACTTCAGGTGAAATTCTAGGTATGTCGCCACAATTTTTAACACGTGGACAACCATCTAAGGGGCCGTACCCCGGACAGTGGGAGTTTTATAATAGTAGTCGAGGACCAAGTCAACAATTCTACCCCCGAGGCGGCCGCGGCGCACAGTACAGTTACGGTCACCGCGGCGGCGGGGCTGCCACCTATCGTAGCAGCAACCGAGGCAACTCCAGGGGCATGCGAGGGCGACAGTCAGGTAATTATTCCAACAGGAATAGTAGTCAGTGGAACCGTCCGAGCATGAAAATGATGACTCAAACTGATACAGTTCCCCCGGTAAACTCAAACGACGAAAATGACGTGAATACGTTTTTTCGTGACTAA